One genomic region from Populus nigra chromosome 8, ddPopNigr1.1, whole genome shotgun sequence encodes:
- the LOC133700924 gene encoding probable sodium/metabolite cotransporter BASS1, chloroplastic, with the protein MSLSLLLTSTRPPLLDRTHFKITHANPKKLTSSSHPSFRNLPALILSSSSGSGSGSGSGSGSCSCSCSCSGHEESGHLPVSPPKPTSLDWQQNVLSTAASLYPLYVTAGGILACFNPSAFSWFVKRGPASYSLSLGLIMLAMGLTLELKDLIALFMQRPLSILFGCVAQYTIMPAFGLIVSKALGLPPSFSVGLILVGCCPGGTASNVVTLIAQGDVPLSIVMTGCTTLGAVLLTPFLTKILAGTYVPVDAIGLSISTLQVVIAPILLGSYMQSKFPAAVKTVTPFAPLFAVLASSLLACSVFSENVVHLKSSMVAASLPSDASLILRIQSIFSGEMGTIILAVLLLHFAGFFVGYISAAIAGFKEPQRRAISIEVGMQNSSLGVVLAASHFTSPMVALPPAMSAVIMNIMGSSLGFFWRYTDPSDSKDSTQSPD; encoded by the exons ATGtccctctctctccttctcaCGTCAACACGGCCCCCACTCCTTGATAGAACCCACTTCAAGATCACTCACGCTAACCCCAAAAAACTCACCTCTTCTTCACATCCAAGTTTCAGAAACCTGCCCGCGTTGATACTCAGCTCTAGCTCTGGCTCTGGCTCTGGCTCTGGCTCTGGCTCTGgctcttgctcttgctcttgctcttgctctGGCCATGAGGAATCTGGTCACCTACCTGTGTCCCCACCAAAACCCACCTCCCTGGATTGGCAACAGAACGTGTTATCCACTGCAGCAAGCTTGTATCCTCTCTATGTGACTGCTGGTGGGATTCTTGCTTGCTTCAACCCGTCTGCTTTTTCTTGGTTTGTGAAGAGAGGTCCAGCTTCTTATAGTTTGTCTCTTGGGCTCATCATGTTGGCTATGGGTCTCACTTTGGAGCTTAAGGACTTGATTGCCTTGTTTATGCAGAGGCCTCTCTCT ATACTATTTGGATGTGTTGCTCAATATACAATCATGCCAGCTTTTGGACTGATTGTTAGTAAAGCGTTGGGGCTCCCACCTTCCTTTTCAGTTGGATTGATATTGGTCGGTTGTTGCCCTGGAGGTACCGCCTCTAATGTG GTGACCTTAATTGCTCAAGGGGATGTTCCACTTTCTATTGTAATGACAGGGTGCACTACTCTTGGTGCAGTACTTCTCACTCCATTTCTGACAAAAATTCTGGCTGGAACTTATGTTCCTGTGGATGCCATTGGTCTTTCCATCAGCACTCTACAG GTGGTTATTGCTCCTATTCTGCTAGGTTCATATATGCAGAGCAAATTTCCTGCAGCTGTGAAAACTGTCACGCCTTTCGCGCCACTGTTTGCTGTTTTAGCTTCATCACTGCTTGCTTGCAG TGTGTTCTCAGAAAATGTTGTTCATCTTAAATCCTCAATGGTTGCTGCGTCATTGCCATCTGATGCCTCTCTAATTCTTCGCATTCAGTCAATATTCTCTGGTGAAATGGGAACTATAATACTTGCTGTTCTGCTGTTACATTTTGCTGGCTTCTTTGTTGG GTATATATCAGCAGCAATTGCTGGGTTTAAAGAGCCGCAACGGCGGGCAATATCGATTGAG GTTGGAATGCAAAATTCTTCCTTAGGTGTGGTATTAGCAGCATCACATTTCACTTCACCTATGGTTGCATTACCCCCGGCAATGTCTGCTGTGATTATGAACATCATGGGCAGTAGTCTAGGCTTCTTCTGGAGATACACCGATCCCTCTGATTCAAAGGACAGCACACAGTCCCCAGATTGA
- the LOC133702401 gene encoding YTH domain-containing protein ECT3-like has translation MATETKLDQRLESSPVVAKPVDNNVGSGIDGLPSDSTPTILASGNGASDTKVNGSAVSITKKEAGQEPNAASSYSYQYPGYSGSSTQLDDQVYYQADGSQTGMQSDNGSMVYYWPSYPYASGTVVGVDGQSVAQQAYFSSSGYLQHPVSYGLEAMPCYSWDSAYVGDVSNNAVFENGKGGSGSTAFAQSNGFNSTKSNGNIGSKISKPMYTQLVRPMTKVSPSGSDFSAGLFKGYQPMGKFPPFTCQKPGPFPHNGPLNYRQNGRMWTGNNSNKSRDRFNKNYDFENQTELTRGPRASNKNAPLDLLVNKNASLDSSVKDELGIAMRKEQYNSPDFETEYANAKFFVIKSYSEDDIHKSIKYDVWASTPNGNKKLDAAFHNAEEVSSDTGSKCPIFLFFSVNGSGQFVGFAEMVGQVDFNKDMDFWQIDKWNGFFPVKWHVVKDIPNGQLRHIVLENNDGHSVTFSRDTQEIVLKQGLEMLNIFKSYSANTSLLDDFNFYEKREKSLNTKKGNKPATLQMEIFNNGDFAKHTTAEEGISEDDSRTKKTTNPSSLINLTKNLSLSGHIQKSNPIKKPIGNSDPPVPSP, from the exons ATGGCCACCGAAACCAAACTTGACCAAC GATTGGAGTCGAGCCCTGTTGTTGCTAAGCCAGTTGACAACAATGTG GGTTCTGGAATAGATGGACTCCCTTCAGATTCGACTCCCACTATTTTGGCTTCTGGGAATGGTGCTTCTGACACCAAAGTTAATGGCAGTGCGGTATCTATCACCAAAAAGGAGGCTGGTCAAGAGCCAAATGCTGCTAGTAGTTATAGTTATCAATACCCAG GCTACAGTGGGTCCTCCACGCAATTGGATGATCAAGTTTATTACCAAGCAGATGGTTCCCAAACA GGTATGCAATCGGATAATGGTTCAATGGTTTACTATTGGCCTAGCTATCCATATGCTTCAGGAACGGTAGTTGGTGTTGATGGGCAAAGTGTTGCTCAACAGGCATATTTTTCTTCCTCGGGATATCTACAGCATCCTGTGTCCTATGGGTTAGAAGCCATGCCTTGTTATTCATGGGATTCAGCATATGTCGGTGATGTCTCGAATAATGCTGTTTTTGAAAACGGAAAAGGTGGCTCAGGTTCCACTGCGTTTGCCCAGTCAAATGGCTTCAACTCTACAAAATCTAATGGCAACATTGGCAGCAAAATTTCCAAGCCTATGTACACTCAACTTGTCAGACCTATGACTAAG GTTTCTCCATCGGGTTCAGATTTTTCAGCAGGCCTTTTTAAGGGATACCAACCTATGGGAAAGTTTCCTCCATTTACTTGCCAAAAACCAGGTCCATTCCCACACAATGGTCCATTGAACTACAGGCAAAATGGAAGAATGTGGACTGGGAATAACAGCAACAAATCAAGAGAcagattcaataaaaattatgattttgaaaacCAAACTGAATTAACTCGTGGTCCTAGGGCATCCAACAAAAATGCTCCATTGGATTTGTTGGTCAACAAAAATGCTTCATTGGACTCCTCAGTAAAGGACGAGTTGGGAATTGCAATGCGTAAAGAGCAATATAACTCACCAGATTTTGAAACCGAGTATGCTAATGCCAagttttttgttatcaaatctTATAGTGAAGATGACATTCACAAGAGCATTAAATATGATGTATGGGCAAGTACCCCAAATGGCAATAAGAAGCTAGATGCTGCATTCCACAATGCAGAAGAGGTTTCAAGTGATACCGGGTCCAAATGTCcaattttcctctttttttca GTAAATGGAAGTGGACAGTTTGTTGGCTTTGCTGAGATGGTTGGTCAGGTTGACTTTAACAAAGACATGGATTTTTGGCAAATTGACAAATGGAACGGTTTCTTCCCTGTGAAGTGGCATGTAGTAAAAGACATTCCTAATGGTCAGCTGCGGCATATTGTGCTTGAAAATAATGATGGGCATTCTGTAACTTTCAGCCGGGACACTCAAGAG ATTGTACTCAAGCAAGGTTTGGAAATGCTTAATATTTTCAAGAGTTATTCTGCAAATACATCTTTGTTAGATGACTTCAACTTCTATGAAAAGCGAGAGAAATCTCTTAACACCAAAAAGGGCAACAAGCCTGCTACTTTGCAAATGGAAATATTTAATAACGGTGATTTCGCT AAGCATACAACAGCCGAAGAAGGGATATCTGAAGATGACTCAAGGACCAAGAAAACTACTAATCCCTCATCTCTTAtcaatttaactaaaaatctaTCACTCAGTGGTCACATCCAGAAGAGTAACCCTATAAAGAAGCCAATAGGAAATTCAGATCCACCTGTTCCTTCACCATAG
- the LOC133700964 gene encoding protein DMP3-like, with the protein MSLRLRTTPSSKKSSIPAEIPTGSSSSTTSNDNYINKNEPETPKSPSRPPTFSQRAISQTLTSTANLANLLPTGTLLAFQILTPIFTNNGACDSATAPMTSVLLALLAISCFLGSFTDSVKSPTDGQVYYGFATLKGMFLFDCPDPVGSGLSDLSKLKLRFIDVVHAVLSVLVFVAVALRDKNVLSCFYPMPKHETQEVLDVIPVGIGLICSLLFMAFPTRRHGIGYPVTPGK; encoded by the coding sequence ATGTCTCTCAGACTAAGAACAACACCTTCCTCCAAGAAATCATCCATACCTGCTGAAATACCCACAGGAAGTTCAAGCTCGACTACTAGCAACGATAATTACATCAATAAGAACGAGCCTGAAACCCCAAAATCCCCATCAAGACCACCCACTTTCTCTCAAAGGGCAATCTCGCAAACCCTAACAAGTACAGCAAACCTAGCCAACCTCCTTCCCACAGGCACCCTCTTAGCATTCCAGATTCTCACCCCTATATTTACCAACAATGGTGCCTGTGATTCTGCCACAGCCCCCATGACTTCTGTCCTCCTTGCTCTCCTCGctatttcttgttttcttggcTCCTTCACGGACAGTGTCAAGTCACCAACAGATGGACAAGTCTACTATGGTTTCGCAACCCTTAAAGGGATGTTTCTGTTTGACTGCCCGGATCCTGTTGGTTCAGGCTTGTCTGATCTGAGCAAGCTCAAGCTAAGGTTCATTGATGTGGTTCATGCAGTTTTATCAGTGCTTGTGTTTGTTGCTGTGGCTTTGAGGGATAAGAACGTTTTGAGTTGCTTTTATCCTATGCCTAAACATGAGACTCAGGAGGTTTTGGATGTCATCCCTGTTGGGATTGGTCTCATCTGCAGCTTGTTGTTTATGGCTTTCCCTACCAGAAGGCATGGGATCGGCTACCCCGTTACACCAGGCAAATAA
- the LOC133700963 gene encoding uncharacterized protein LOC133700963 isoform X2: MTEVNPKASPEESPNERPSKISKTLQEEGDSSEEEEEKEAVDKSMKPGLQRYLVAVEYIGTRFCGSQQQLNHRTVVGVLQEAFHKFIGQPVTICLSSRTDAGVHALSNVCHVDVERISKRKPGEVLPPHEPAVVRKAVNHFLQEGDIMVTDVRSVPAHFHARFKAQERTYFYRLLIGPELLSTFEKDRAWHVSEELDLVSMQEACKVLVGHHDFSSFRASGCQAKSPFRTLEELSVLEVVSTPYFPSITEREQNSSNGEGPHSFHNKCKTGLPTGSISNGIMAGGSNSGTDLGFGIRRRHRCYVITARSRSFLYHQVRLLVGVLKSVGTGDLTVSDVERILNARSITAASPMAPACGLYLGHVKYELL, from the exons atGACAGAAGTAAACCCAAAAGCCTCACCTGAAGAATCTCCGAACGAAAGACCTTCAAAGATCTCTAAAACCCTTCAAGAAGAAGGAGACTCGAgcgaggaagaagaagaaaaagaagctgTAGATAAATCAATGAAGCCAGGACTTCAACGTTACTTGGTAGCTGTTGAGTACATAGGCACTCGATTCTGTGGCTCCCAGCAACAGCTTAATCATAGAACTGTTGTTGGTGTCCTTCag GAGGCATTTCATAAATTCATTGGGCAGCCTGTAACAATCTGTCTATCCAGTAGGACT gaTGCAGGAGTACATGCATTGTCTAATGTTTGCCATGTTGATGTGGAACGCATAAGCAAAAGGAAGCCAGGTGAAGTG TTACCGCCTCACGAACCAGCAGTAGTCAGAAAAGCCGTGAACCATTTCCTGCAG GAAGGTGATATTATGGTGACTGATGTTCGAAGTGTTCCGGCTCATTTCCATGCGAGATTCAAAGCTCAAGAGCGCAC gtactTCTACCGCTTGCTGATTGGACCAGAGCTTTTGTCCACCTTTGAAAAAGACCGGGCATGGCATGTATCAGAGGAGTTAGATCTTGTTTCCATGCAG GAAGCTTGCAAAGTTCTTGTTGGACATCATGATTTTAGTTCCTTCCGGGCATCTGGTTGTCAG GCAAAATCACCATTCAGAACCTTAGAAGAACTTTCTGTTTTGGAGGTGGTTTCAACTCCATATTTTCCATCGATCACAGAAAGAGAACAGAACAGTTCAAATGGGGAAGGTCCTCATTCATTCCATAACAAGTGTAAGACTGGCTTGCCAACTGGATCTATTTCCAATGGTATTATGGCAGGGGGCTCCAATAGTGGAACTGATTTAGGTTTTGGGATAAGGAGAAGACATCGCTGCTATGTCATAACAGCTCGTTCTCGCTCTTTTCTCTACCACCAG GTTAGACTGCTTGTTGGTGTTCTTAAATCTGTCGGCACTGGAGATCTAACAGTTTCAGATG ttGAAAGAATACTGAATGCCAGGTCTATTACTGCTGCAAGTCCTATGGCTCCTGCATGTGGTCTCTACCTCGGACATGTTAAGTATGAGCTGCTGTGA
- the LOC133700963 gene encoding uncharacterized protein LOC133700963 isoform X1: MTEVNPKASPEESPNERPSKISKTLQEEGDSSEEEEEKEAVDKSMKPGLQRYLVAVEYIGTRFCGSQQQLNHRTVVGVLQEAFHKFIGQPVTICLSSRTDAGVHALSNVCHVDVERISKRKPGEVLPPHEPAVVRKAVNHFLQKEGDIMVTDVRSVPAHFHARFKAQERTYFYRLLIGPELLSTFEKDRAWHVSEELDLVSMQEACKVLVGHHDFSSFRASGCQAKSPFRTLEELSVLEVVSTPYFPSITEREQNSSNGEGPHSFHNKCKTGLPTGSISNGIMAGGSNSGTDLGFGIRRRHRCYVITARSRSFLYHQVRLLVGVLKSVGTGDLTVSDVERILNARSITAASPMAPACGLYLGHVKYELL; this comes from the exons atGACAGAAGTAAACCCAAAAGCCTCACCTGAAGAATCTCCGAACGAAAGACCTTCAAAGATCTCTAAAACCCTTCAAGAAGAAGGAGACTCGAgcgaggaagaagaagaaaaagaagctgTAGATAAATCAATGAAGCCAGGACTTCAACGTTACTTGGTAGCTGTTGAGTACATAGGCACTCGATTCTGTGGCTCCCAGCAACAGCTTAATCATAGAACTGTTGTTGGTGTCCTTCag GAGGCATTTCATAAATTCATTGGGCAGCCTGTAACAATCTGTCTATCCAGTAGGACT gaTGCAGGAGTACATGCATTGTCTAATGTTTGCCATGTTGATGTGGAACGCATAAGCAAAAGGAAGCCAGGTGAAGTG TTACCGCCTCACGAACCAGCAGTAGTCAGAAAAGCCGTGAACCATTTCCTGCAG AAGGAAGGTGATATTATGGTGACTGATGTTCGAAGTGTTCCGGCTCATTTCCATGCGAGATTCAAAGCTCAAGAGCGCAC gtactTCTACCGCTTGCTGATTGGACCAGAGCTTTTGTCCACCTTTGAAAAAGACCGGGCATGGCATGTATCAGAGGAGTTAGATCTTGTTTCCATGCAG GAAGCTTGCAAAGTTCTTGTTGGACATCATGATTTTAGTTCCTTCCGGGCATCTGGTTGTCAG GCAAAATCACCATTCAGAACCTTAGAAGAACTTTCTGTTTTGGAGGTGGTTTCAACTCCATATTTTCCATCGATCACAGAAAGAGAACAGAACAGTTCAAATGGGGAAGGTCCTCATTCATTCCATAACAAGTGTAAGACTGGCTTGCCAACTGGATCTATTTCCAATGGTATTATGGCAGGGGGCTCCAATAGTGGAACTGATTTAGGTTTTGGGATAAGGAGAAGACATCGCTGCTATGTCATAACAGCTCGTTCTCGCTCTTTTCTCTACCACCAG GTTAGACTGCTTGTTGGTGTTCTTAAATCTGTCGGCACTGGAGATCTAACAGTTTCAGATG ttGAAAGAATACTGAATGCCAGGTCTATTACTGCTGCAAGTCCTATGGCTCCTGCATGTGGTCTCTACCTCGGACATGTTAAGTATGAGCTGCTGTGA